One Rosa chinensis cultivar Old Blush chromosome 3, RchiOBHm-V2, whole genome shotgun sequence DNA window includes the following coding sequences:
- the LOC112193006 gene encoding gibberellin receptor GID1C has translation MEDNNEVNEVDLTDSKMVVPLNTWVLISNFKLSYNLLRRPDGTFNRHLAEFLDRKVAPNANPVDGVLSFDVIIDKGTSLLTRIYQPASADAPQPNILDFHKPVGVEVLPVIIFFHGGSFAHSSANSGIYDILCRRLVGNCKAVVVSVNYRRAPENRFPCAYDDGWTALKWVNSRSWLKSTKDSKVHIYLAGDSSGGNIVHNVALRAAESGIEVLGNILLNPMFGGLERTESEERLDGKYFVTIQDRDWYWRAFLPEGEDRDHPACNPFGPRGIRLKDVKFPKSLVVVAGLDLVQDWQLAYAKGLEKAGQDVKLLFLDKATIGFYLLPNNDHFYTVMNEISSFVRSDC, from the exons ATGGAGGATAATAATGAAGTTAATGAAGTTGACCTTACTGACTCCAAG ATGGTAGTTCCATTGAACACTTGGGTCCTGATCTCTAACTTCAAGCTGTCCTACAACCTCCTCCGTCGCCCTGACGGGACTTTTAACCGCCACTTGGCAGAGTTCCTTGACCGGAAAGTGGCACCCAATGCAAATCCAGTTGATGGGGTTCTCTCATTTGATGTCATCATTGACAAAGGAACTAGCTTACTGACTCGAATCTATCAACCTGCCAGTGCTGATGCACCACAGCCGAACATTCTTGATTTCCACAAGCCTGTGGGGGTTGAGGTTCTTCCTGTCATAATTTTCTTCCATGGTGGAAGCTTTGCTCACTCCTCTGCAAACAGTGGCATATATGACATTCTGTGCCGCAGACTAGTTGGCAATTGCAAGGCTGTAGTGGTCTCGGTGAACTATCGTCGAGCACCTGAAAACCGATTCCCATGTGCCTATGATGATGGATGGACAGCCCTGAAGTGGGTGAACTCACGGTCCTGGCTTAAAAGTACAAAGGACTCAAAAGTTCACATATATCTGGCTGGTGACAGCTCCGGTGGGAACATTGTACACAATGTTGCTTTGAGAGCAGCAGAATCTGGAATTGAGGTGTTGGGAAACATACTGCTCAACCCAATGTTTGGTGGGCTAGAGAGAACTGAATCTGAGGAGCGCCTGGATGGGAAATACTTTGTCACTATCCAAGACCGGGACTGGTATTGGAGAGCTTTTCTCCCTGAAGGAGAAGATAGGGACCATCCTGCATGTAATCCATTTGGCCCAAGGGGTATAAGGCTTAAAGATGTCAAGTTCCCAAAGAGCCTTGTGGTGGTGGCTGGTTTGGATCTTGTTCAGGACTGGCAACTAGCTTATGCTAAAGGACTTGAGAAGGCTGGCCAGGACGTCAAGCTTCTATTTCTCGACAAGGCCACGATTGGTTTCTACTTGTTGCCAAACAATGACCACTTCTACACCGTAATGAATGAGATAAGTAGCTTTGTGAGGTCTGATTGTTAA
- the LOC112193005 gene encoding myosin heavy chain, skeletal muscle, protein MAKKKATHQPKDATNQEEEATQQTQTQNHNNNNTAAAASMGDVSSEKLANLKSLNSLLLKETLDRRQQVEALVKAQKGLESELSKLGMEKKLMEVELVEKSDEGFGVELEKTVFGVFVAAQMAEMLREKAEIERVKRGTEEEVEVLRREVDELVGSLENEKGKLSRVCWERDVVKGDFDGLALEANGLRLKVVEMERRERCVEDQVEKVKSQCRGLVEEKCEKERVVEAMMRERDLAERKRGELESVIADLKREIGRIVREKNEIDKAKIGQEVMVSKLEKEVGQLNKVGLSLRTENEGLQKKVSELEESVGEAAAKEREMEREIKALVEEKKEKEDSVERLNEEVKSQKAILDMVTEELENKEQRIKEITQKKNEIEEAKANRDSEVAELSRQVGEQRDVIFTLRKSCNEKEEKNARLVSEVCQYKDAVERVKQERAEVQKSLAEQKKIVEDLKLIVSEREKKVQEIEQLLGKLRTERDDITEKNNVMESRLESLAKEKDFVQKSLSDAQRDIHDWKFKYESAGRTSKQALTMLKNTAAFLASQSEGKKEVAIKEKNLGEEVQPYAAELDIVQSAFRNNEKMIEDLKQQLESVRSVAQAQKRKSFWTLVSSATTIIAAASVAYAAKGR, encoded by the coding sequence ATGGCCAAAAAGAAAGCGACCCATCAACCCAAAGACGCCActaatcaagaagaagaagcaacccAGCAGACCCAGACCCAgaaccacaacaacaacaacaccgccgccgccgcctccATGGGCGACGTGTCGTCGGAGAAGCTCGCCAACCTCAAGTCGCTGAACTCTCTGCTTCTCAAGGAGACCCTCGATCGGAGGCAGCAGGTGGAGGCTCTGGTCAAGGCCCAGAAGGGTTTGGAGTCTGAGCTGAGTAAGTTGGGGATGGAGAAGAAGCTCATGGAGGTTGAGTTGGTGGAGAAGAGTGACGAGGGGTTTGGTGTCGAGTTGGAGAAGACTGTTTTCGGGGTTTTCGTGGCGGCCCAGATGGCTGAAATGCTGAGAGAGAAGGCTGAGATTGAGAGGGTGAAGAGGGGAACAGAGGAGGAGGTTGAGGTTTTGAGGAGGGAGGTGGATGAGCTTGTGGGGAGTCTTGAAAATGAGAAGGGTAAGCTGAGCCGGGTGTGTTGGGAGAGAGATGTGGTGAAGGGGGATTTCGACGGCCTTGCTCTGGAGGCGAATGGGTTGAGGTtgaaggtggtggagatggagaggagagagaggtgTGTGGAGGATCAAGTGGAGAAGGTGAAGTCGCAATGCCGAGGGTTGGTGGAGGAGAAATGTGAGAAGGAGAGAGTGGTTGAGGCGATGATGAGGGAGAGGGATTTGGCGGAGAGGAAGCGTGGTGAGTTGGAGAGTGTGATTGCGGATTTGAAGAGGGAGATTGGGAGGATTGTCAGGGAGAAGAATGAGATTGACAAGGCGAAGATTGGGCAGGAAGTGATGGTTTCTAAGTTGGAGAAAGAGGTCGGGCAATTGAATAAGGTTGGATTGAGTTTGAGGACGGAGAACGAGGGGTTGCAGAAGAAGGTTTCGGAGCTGGAGGAGAGTGTTGGTGAGGCTGCGGCAAAGGAAAGGGAGATGGAGAGGGAGATTAAGGCCTTGGTggaagagaagaaggagaaggaggacaGTGTTGAGAGATTGAATGAGGAAGTGAAATCGCAGAAGGCAATTTTGGATATGGTCACTGAGGAATTGGAGAACAAGGAGCAGAGAATCAAGGAAATAACTCAAAAGAAGAATGAGATTGAGGAGGCAAAGGCCAATCGAGATAGTGAAGTTGCTGAGCTGAGTAGACAAGTGGGTGAGCAAAGGGATGTTATATTTACTCTGCGAAAATCGTGCAatgagaaagaagagaagaatgcACGGTTGGTTTCTGAAGTTTGTCAATATAAAGATGCTGTTGAGCGTGTTAAGCAAGAGAGGGCTGAGGTTCAGAAAAGTTTGGCTGAGCAGAAAAAGATAGTGGAAGATTTGAAGCTGATTGTTTCCGAAAGGGAGAAGAAGGTTCAGGAAATAGAGCAATTGTTGGGGAAGCTGAGGACTGAGAGGGATGACATTACTGAGAAGAATAATGTGATGGAGAGCCGCTTAGAATCATTGGCAAAGGAAAAGGATTTCGTGCAGAAGAGCCTTTCTGATGCTCAGAGGGATATTCATGATTGGAAGTTTAAATATGAATCGGCAGGGAGGACCTCGAAACAAGCATTGACTATGTTGAAGAACACTGCAGCATTCCTAGCTTCTCAATCTGAAGGGAAGAAAGAAGTGGCTATAAAGGAGAAGAACCTTGGAGAAGAAGTTCAACCATATGCAGCGGAGTTGGATATCGTACAGAGTGCTTTCAGAAACAATGAGAAGATGATTGAAGACTTGAAGCAACAACTGGAGTCTGTGCGCTCCGTGGCCCAGGCACAGAAGAGGAAGAGTTTCTGGACTTTGGTGTCATCGGCAACAACAATTATTGCTGCAGCGTCTGTTGCATATGCTGCTAAAGGTCGCTGA